One Lysobacter enzymogenes DNA segment encodes these proteins:
- a CDS encoding cysteine hydrolase family protein, which produces MNHPTIRTIAGAAAPQSLPAGKTALLVIDFQNEYFSGRMPVPDGAQALANARRLIDRADANGIVVYHVQHVTPPGTPIFAEDSDSVRFHADLQPAAHHRVVRKSSVSVFPTTDLHRQLQRDGIRSLLIAGLMTHACVAGAARDAVPLGYEVIVASDACATRDLDTGEGRVLPHTDLHRAALASIDDTFGAILSTDEVLALPMA; this is translated from the coding sequence ATGAACCATCCCACCATCCGCACCATCGCCGGCGCCGCCGCGCCGCAATCGCTGCCCGCCGGCAAGACCGCGCTGCTGGTCATCGATTTCCAGAACGAATACTTCAGCGGCCGCATGCCGGTCCCCGACGGCGCGCAGGCGCTGGCCAACGCGCGTCGCCTGATCGACCGCGCCGATGCCAACGGCATCGTCGTCTATCACGTCCAGCACGTAACCCCGCCGGGCACGCCGATCTTCGCCGAGGACAGCGACAGCGTGCGTTTCCACGCCGACCTGCAACCCGCGGCGCATCACCGCGTCGTGCGCAAGAGCTCGGTCAGCGTGTTCCCGACCACCGATCTGCATCGGCAACTGCAGCGCGACGGCATCCGGAGCCTGCTGATCGCCGGCCTGATGACCCACGCTTGCGTTGCCGGCGCAGCGCGCGACGCGGTGCCGTTGGGTTACGAAGTGATCGTCGCAAGCGATGCCTGCGCCACCCGCGACCTCGACACCGGCGAAGGCCGCGTGCTGCCGCACACGGACCTGCACCGCGCCGCGCTGGCGAGCATCGACGACACCTTCGGCGCGATTCTCAGCACCGACGAAGTGCTCGCATTGCCGATGGCCTGA
- a CDS encoding helix-turn-helix domain-containing protein, with product MLQQADLLIALLTRVRLEARFVCESGRPQRWREGGADSANALFVYAARGRAELDDRGRALVLQEGDLALLPHSVAERMGGAAVDAELPAALLRGEAADAHGDAAPRVLCAGLHYDATSAMPLCRLFAPVMIAPAAAIAGEPMLSHALHGLSRELERAAALRNPVLLRALELIYALALELAVAGAVRAGEEQADTALRDPRIARCLYYMYTHFGEKCSLEELAAHAGLSKSALSARFNALVGEPPARHLARIRVAEARRLLRTTDLPQEAVAQQVGYASVVGMHLAFRSIAGEPPGAARRREAR from the coding sequence ATGCTGCAACAAGCCGACCTGCTGATCGCACTGCTGACCCGGGTCAGGCTGGAAGCGCGCTTCGTGTGCGAGAGCGGACGCCCGCAGCGCTGGCGCGAGGGCGGCGCGGATTCGGCCAACGCCTTGTTCGTGTATGCCGCACGCGGCCGCGCCGAACTCGACGACCGCGGCCGCGCGCTGGTGCTGCAGGAGGGCGATCTCGCGTTGTTGCCGCACAGCGTGGCCGAACGCATGGGCGGCGCGGCGGTCGACGCCGAACTGCCGGCCGCGTTGCTGCGCGGCGAAGCGGCCGACGCGCACGGCGACGCGGCGCCGCGCGTGCTCTGCGCCGGCCTGCACTACGACGCGACCAGCGCGATGCCGCTGTGCCGGCTGTTCGCGCCGGTGATGATCGCGCCGGCCGCGGCGATCGCCGGCGAACCGATGCTGAGCCACGCGCTGCACGGCCTCAGCCGCGAGCTCGAACGCGCCGCCGCGTTGCGCAACCCGGTGCTGCTGCGCGCGCTGGAACTGATTTACGCGTTGGCCCTGGAACTGGCCGTCGCCGGCGCCGTGCGCGCGGGCGAGGAGCAGGCCGACACGGCCTTGCGCGACCCGCGCATCGCGCGCTGCCTGTACTACATGTACACCCACTTCGGCGAGAAATGCTCGCTGGAGGAACTGGCCGCGCACGCCGGCCTGTCGAAGTCGGCGCTGTCGGCGCGCTTCAACGCGCTGGTCGGCGAGCCGCCCGCGCGGCACCTGGCGCGCATCCGCGTCGCCGAGGCGCGGCGCCTGCTGCGTACGACCGACCTGCCGCAGGAGGCGGTCGCGCAACAGGTCGGCTACGCGAGCGTGGTCGGCATGCACCTGGCGTTCCGTTCCATTGCCGGCGAGCCGCCGGGCGCGGCGCGAAGGCGCGAGGCGAGGTGA